Part of the Henckelia pumila isolate YLH828 chromosome 2, ASM3356847v2, whole genome shotgun sequence genome is shown below.
cctccaaggaccatggctctgataccaaatgaaacatcctaaaactactactgaattttttttttaaatctcttattataaaataatgaatataaatatatatatgcccatacatatatatatcatacttaaaaataactttacttaatttaaaataaaaatacacaaaaaatacaataaaggtacacgcatgcaattaaatacttaaaactaattactaaataataatttataagaatgtcataataaaattcctaaataatatttctttcacaaaaattcatgaaaacatagaaaataattacttaaatgtaaaatccatgcatatactaaaaatctataataataatacatatgcggaaatatatgttctagtctcaacataaaaatcatcttagagcaatggtcatgggttctagccgcctggatactcatatgcCCTCGccaccagtcgggaacacattaacttcattaacattctgctcacctgcaccatttaaatctagtgagcctagaggctcagcacgttctatctttatataacaaaatgaaaccacacacaagcacacatcatataaaatacgtgaatataaatatacatgcatgatcttaaaattatatatatataaacatgaaataaaataattatactgatttatcataatgctaaacatgtatcatcatacttaataaatctcataaaataacttatcatgatttcttagttctcaacaggtcgtatccatgtcggtggcatcatactaagcgattgatcaatctaaaaaccaacgtacgcggcggtggggtttccacctctgtgctgccacttcaccagccctctcagctggatccataagctcatcatacttatacatcattaggaaggtcaccgggcccaggtatcccggcctccaaccacatcactttccaccttcacttcaacttccataaaaatatatttttcttaacatgcatttaattaaatttatcataaaaattcttacatgatgcatgaacttaaaaattctcattttttctttatttaatgaaaatttttcccgtaaatatatatttaatttattttcttaaaaatcatacttatataactaataaaatacatgcatgaattaaatatatatttacggaccctttttattttccatggacttgttcgagctgctgaccacttaacttaaacccataaatttttagactgactcaaaaacccaaaagcccgaCCTGAAAGGCCCATTAAGCTTTATGGGCCCCCAGGCGCATGGAAAACTAATGGGCTtactaaaaacataatttaggcccatcaacttattaacttaaagttaaattaataaaattattaactaaccattaacttataaatttgaccgataaaattactaaacccgCCACAATTTggtccaataattttcatggatcacacggcccatgacaaattagtgggctcacttcattaattaattaatcccataattaaaattaaactagtctaattaattaattaactcgaACCCAAACTCATTTATTATTAACttaatctcttatttaattcaaaataaaaatacccgagttcAACTAATATAAACCAAACCCGAACCAAACTAACTTGACCCATTATATtttagacccaacccggacccgaaaaACCGAGCCCGGCCTGCCAAAACACCAGACACAACCCTAGCTTACCTCTCCCTAAGCCCAACTCGaagcagccctgagcggcttccGAAACTCTGATCGTGCCGCCTGCTCAGGCCACCTTTGGATGTGAAACCACCTCCCATACTTAGCCAACACccagacggttctaacccaacaaatgtGACCTTAAACCGAGCcctgtagaaggagaacgaaccaaaacaacagagcccctctgctgctgttcGTGCAGAAAGCGACCGCTGATTCCGGCCGTTCGGCCGCCAATatccggccaccaccggccggagaACCACCTGGAAAAACTTTCCAAAGGTCTTGGGATTATAACTCAACTAAAACCAACCTAAAACTCGTCCTGTGGACCAAGAACGAGCCCTCGCACGCTAACCGCTCAGTTTGCGTCTAAACCTGCGTCCAGCATGAACCTAGCCCAAACCAACGACTAAAGCCACTGAACCGTCATCCAAAcacgaccctagggaccctatatCAACCCTCAACCCGTTGGTCAGCAAGCTAGAAcaatccatgacagaaaaacGTGATAAAATTGATTCATAAGCTTTAAAAACGTAGGTTCTATGCATGTTCATGAATGTTCTTCATTAAAACCACATATATCATGCAAGATCATAATTTTCATGCTAAAATCAGAATAATATGacttaaatggtgttcaagaagggATTCAAACGTGCTTTGATGAATATTTGCAAGAAATAACGTTTATGTCGCGTCGTACGGCTCTCCGGGACGAACAGATCTCCAACCaatataaaatcttaaaagCTCGGCTACGgggctgtgaaaatcttgctggaacgatgaagatgatggagaaaggttgagggaggcggctagggaGTTGAGGCGTGAGATAGGGTAGAAAATCTTAGGATAATATTTGGGTAGTCtaggttaaatatttaaataaatactttgggtagataattactaaaatttaaactaaaaaaatacatgataatttgctaaaaacttaaaaatcccgaaataataaaatatgtgatttttaaaacttaattaataaaagtcattaaaatgatttattttgggtaaaaacggacatctaaatatacatatatataaataccataattttcttcaaattataccttaaaataatattttaaggctcctaaaaatctccgaaaatattttgggtgaaaacaaacatctcgtccgtccacggccctgcctacgcgatcataaaataaactttctcaaataaattcataaaccacagaaaacaaatttaaatgccgaaaaaatatttaaaacatgaaaataaatcacataatttaaataatcacacataaaaataatttaacacattttcacattattttaaacttattaAATCTCTTAGTTATgtatgcggatttacgtagcaAATTTCCGGACGTTACAGTCTCCAACTCGTCGCATGTGTTgaattttgagcctcttcagttgacaccggagttagcatttgaggagaggcctatacggatcttggctagggaggagcgcagattgaggacgcgggtcataccgatggtcagaatccagtggctgaatcactcggaggagaaagctacttgggagaccgaggcggacatgaggactcgctacccggagttgttcgggtaagtactttaatttcgaggacgaaattcaaattaaggggggggggggggagaattgttacacccagtatttttagtacgtaaattcacatgcataattaggaaaatttatttatttaaaattttagatttatgggttaaattatgatgtgaattatttgtgcatgttttaagatttattttaaagcatttaacccataatttgagatttttatgatttttagtatttaattgttgtGATCgcatagacgggaccgtggacggatgagataccaaaatatttagccaaaaataaattatgagctatatgagccttaaaataatattttaaggtattttttcaagaaaattttagtatttatttatatatttatttaaggatttatttttagccaaaaaaagtcattttaatgacttttattaaattttaaaaattccttaaattataatttcgggatttatgcttttacatcagatttttttattattagtaatagtttaattattattttatagtatATTATCTAAATAGGTTTTGtattttaagtaattatctaATATTTAACCCTAAACTAAATCTTTAACCGATCAAACTCTTCCTAGCCGCCTCCCACCCTTCTTCATCAGCCTCCACCACAGTTTTGACAGAAAACTTCAACTCCATAGCCATAATCTTTGAAGCTCCAAAGTTGATCGtttttcgtcccgtcgtccctgattcgttctacacgctcctacctcttcttttaacggtgcaaggcatgtttttcttccaaatttttgtaCCTGTCAGATATTATAGAGTGTGTATTGTGTAGCatcgatttttcttcaaattttcagatttaagGATCAGTTTTGATGTTCAtgacatgtttatgcatttgtttgatcatgacTCACATTTTCTTCCAACATGGTACGACCAACTGCTGGTGCATGTCTAGGTGGGTgtgttagggtccctagggtcgagatTGGTCAGTTTTTATGGGTGTAACAGGCTGGAACCGAAGCCATCTATTTCTGATGCGCAACAGATTgcagtttgagcggttttaggagaatggttcgtgtgcactgttgaagacgagtttgagggtgattccaattgggttagaaccccaagaccttggggaaggTTGTACAGGTAATTTTTCCGGCCGGTGGTTGCTGGAGATGAGCGGCCGAACGGCCTGAAGCCTCTGGTCGCATTCTGCGCGTGAGCAGAAACTAggggtagattgttttggttcaTTCTCCCTCTACAGAGAtccgtttgaggtaaaatttgtgGGGCTAGTACCGTCTTGATGTTAGTTAAGTATGGGCGGTagtttcacggccaaaggtggccggagcaggcggCACGGTTAGTTTTTCtaaagccgctcagggctgctcacggccgcagcacaAGGGGAGATAGAgtttcgggttttagggttctaggtgctttccgggtcgggtcatgggTCCAGGTCGGTTTCAgtaagtcatgggtcaagtctagtgggtccggatctgggttaagttagtcgggctcgggtattttatttttaagttaattattaagttaaagtgttttaattgggctaattagattaattaaattaatgggctacatttaagtttcttaatgggcttgaataattattttaagttagtccaatgatttttattggcTTTGGAGCCCacgaaaattattgggccagtctttgggtttttaggcccattgggccagattaagttgttattgggccaagtatgtgctaatgggctttaattgatttattgggcttagaaagaTGTTAATGggtttaagtatgttaatgggccactctcaatgttaatgggccagaatttaagaaaatgggcttgagggttagggccagcagttcaggacaacccatgagaaattgcatgtgtcctgaatatatatttaattatttttatgcttggaagttatttttaatatttatatgttagtatgaaattaaattaaatatatatgaaggacacacattttatttaagtacatgcattcatgaaataatttttatgcatgatttaatgtttaaggttgagcaaaagaaaataattttatgttggaagttgaagtagtgtgacaatttaagggggattcgtccccatatgtaaactattgaagggcagtttactgccaatttaagaggtgattcgtcatcgccacgtacgttggttaccacgctgatcagtatttaatgtatgtatttaaggttacactatggatacaaccatgcgatgttagaaaatattttgctcaacaatttttatgtattattatgatatttaagtttaatttaagtttatgttatgttcatgatatttttaagcatgctcattcatgtatatgttatgtattagtattaaagtgatttaaattattttaaacccttgttatgttagcatgttgggcctctaggctcactacactggtatggtgcaggtgagtacgtagaggaggacgtagtacccaccggcggcgaggacctatgagcggacatacagtgaccccgtgaccgttgtctgagtctatatgcatgttttgaatattttatcatgttaCACATTTTTACTTATTTTCAGTAAATTGACACTATTGTATGtttttattcaaatattttcagtgcatgcaaattttatttattttgcttatgtcagtattttattaaatgttagactcagatatttaatttattaaaggttgtttttatttaagttatttattttaaaatctatttattctgtgcatatatgtatgggcatgtatgtacatctattttacttagttttattttaaaaaaaaaaaaatttccgcatatttatttatatttagagagttagggtcgtttcaaaaaTAATGCTACATCTAGGACAATACTCGTAATACATGTGCTATACCAAACAatgtgaataaaataatattacatACTTACTATGATGTATAATAATAGTACTATTGTTGTGTATACCTGGtactaatatcattatcaaaataatgctacttttgtaATAGTACTGATACTATATGTGACTGACCCAAACAACACCAACACATTAAATATAAAAGCAAACAACATCAACAACAAGCAGCTGTATTAGTATATCAATGaaacttcaaaataaaataaactactactagtattatttatttaagtcgCCGAGATAAATCGATCATCAAAAATAATACAAGACTAGTTTCATTCTTAAAATACTAGATGCACGTTCACACATCCAAATGGGACTCCTACCAAAGTTTCATTCTTCTTCCTGTGACACCTACCAAGAAACCAAGTACATCATCAAGAAACAgttgacaaaaaaaaatttaatttaaaagatTAAATGTATGTGGTATACATTATCAGAAAACATATtcctaaattaattatttgtatGTGCATCTGTTGTGCCCTGCTCTATGCCACTGACCAAACTCACTAGAGTTTGCATATAAAATCTGTTACATATTGTTGTAATTTGCACAATATATTTTATCTTTCTAGtcatcaatttcaaatcaatTGATGCATTACAATACTTCCAtgaaatcaatattttaaaaaaaaaatcatagcattactacaaaaattgaaaaaaaaaaaacggctctaattcaatttaaaaaaaaaagaataaagaaAATCTAAGTGAATACCTTTCAACGTATTTGTTACTTTGCGTATGTTCACTTCTTTTTAGAGACCACAAATCAATTATTCTCAATTTTAAACTCAGTACAATTGAATCATGTTTGAGACATCATTGCCATCATTCAAAATCACAAACATTTTCTCATGGCCCATGGGGAACTACATATTACCAACACACTGTTTCTAGCTTAATCTATACATACTTTGTTGATGGCCCAAAAAATATCTCCATTAAACTCACCAAATCATTTACCAATATCATACAATCCCTTAAAATTTGTATAGTTTTTGGAGCAAAATCATATAATTGTCCTCAAGCATGACATTTCACTTGAAATTAGGTTTTTTCCTCAACCCATCTAACCAAGATGTGGGttggaaggaaaaaaaaaattatagatatTGGGTAGTAAACAAAGTGAACTAATAAAAAGACGACTCAACACAATCTTTTAACAAAcataaaaaatctcaaacaatcaCCGTCAAATCCTCAAATCTACCAAGAAAAACTCTAAAATAGAAatgacaaaaagaaaaaaaaattatataaaatttgccaAATAAAACTTCTAATATGCAAAAACTAAGTCCAAACAACCTCAAGTATGAAAAACGAAGCTAAAATtaccaaagaaaaaaaaattaacattaCCACCAGAAGAAACAATGCTTTTGAAGTGAAAAATATCGTCGTCGTCACCCACAATCGCCATTGATAGAAGCTCATTGATCCAAGAATTTTTTGccttctcttttatttttcagaaatgaAATTTTCTTGAAGATAATGAGTCTcgttttttatttaatgttcTTAATTAATAACTCTATTTAAAGTTCATTATACATATAATAAGAAATTTTGACATGGGAGCtgaaactaaaaaaaatgatagtGAGAGctcttaataaaatattctgaCACGGGGAGCTGAAACTAAAAAAAGATGATAGTGGGAACCCTTAAATAATATTCTGACAAAGAGAGTTCGAACATAAAAAAAGTTGAGAGTGGAGAATTCTTATAAAATATTCTGACAGAGGATTGATTTGTAAAGTGCCATAACTTAAAAATATGTGTTTCAGaatattaaataattcaatttttttaaataaaaaataactagAAAAAACTGAATTGGCGAGGCAAGCAGCATCAACATTGTGCCGGGGTGCAAGGGATGCCCACGAGGATTTACCAAATGGGTGTATTTCGCATGCAGGTCGGACAATGTTTAAAAACTATACTGTCTATAAGCATATGAACAACATATTTTCAAATTGAGACAACTCACACTTAGTTctcaaaaatattcataatttcCATTCCGGATGATGATTTACACATCTGAGACGAAAGTAAGCCGACACATCTGAGATGCTCTTGAAGAATATGAAACCTGCTCAAGTATTTTGGCGTCTTCACCATGAGACACTGAATTTATGTCCATCCTCTGCAATACTTTAGCATGCCTCAGAATATATCTAATCATGTTCAACTCGTCATCCCCACCTTCAAATCCATGAATCACTACATATTTGAGGGATGATAATAGACATTTCGGCAACTGCTTAGGCTCCCTCCAGCGTTTTAGTTCGTCTTTCACCTGATGAAATCAATACCACCAACACCACCTAAGTctataaacaaaaacaaactaaaGAGGAAATAAAGAGAAGATAATATATTCACTCATTCACTATAATAAGTCCTCGATCATTGGCAGCAAGAAACCTTTAGAACTGTAAGGGACTCCAGATTATAAGCACTTTGAAGCAATTCTGTCAGGAGAATATACCAATCAGCTTCTATTTCCAGTTTGATCAAATTATGAAACTTTGTAGTACCGATGGAAAATGTCGAATCCAGAAGCTGAAGACAAAGCGTAAAGAGGTCAGAAGACGATGTGATCatatagctagctagctagacacgaaaacatatatatacctTCATCGAAACGTTGTTTCTAAGTGTTAAACTTTTGGCATTAGATAGCTTGTCAACAAAGTGAAAAATACTCCTCCAACAGTCTTTTACCTCAAAAAAGAGATCCCAGGAAAAACAAGATATcttactagacgagtgtggttgcacccagaggttgatccgtgcggtggcagcactcatatggcgccggttctgagcatgacttttcagatgaccctgtaccagtcatcatgttgcatgcattatatacatatgtttactcatgtctatgtattgGGCGTAGCGcacacgtcctagttgttatcttggacaccctattccatggggcaggtcgcaggatggacggagctggtagttcaaggcaggactagggagcaggagccttgaggattttattatacagcaggatttgatatagctgtataatgtttactgtttaagatttcgatttggttgtatcattacagatttaagcctggaatatattactaagctgatatgtaaattatggttaagtttccgcacgtttttactctgttaaatattttgctgtattaagtttaatgcatgctattagttgccagttagtaggtgattccatgcagggtcactacaattttggtatcagagcatgcatagattttgggattagtacttgggatttagtttagtcttgagtaattcttgcgcatgtggggttttaatgtgcaattcttttcaggatatggctgacgagagtcacggtagtgttggccagggaggtggtcatcatcatcgtcatcaccgccatcatgatgatcaacatcgtcatcatgagggtagacgtcgctaatctatcaataagttcatgcaagtaggaccgaaacccttggtgggaggcgagaatcctgaacaggcgaggagttggatgtctaaactcgagagtacttttcgtgctttcgattgtactgaggatcagaaattggaagttctagaattcattctagaggatagagcacgtttttggtgggatgccaaagctgctcaggcacgtactgagagaggacaggtgacttggggggatttctgtcgggagttccagaaattgtattttcctccggctgttcgccaagcacgatctatggagttgcttactctgaggcaaggatcaatgactattgatcaatatcagcaacgatttcttgatc
Proteins encoded:
- the LOC140877124 gene encoding F-box/FBD/LRR-repeat protein At5g56570-like → MKLLDSTFSIGTTKFHNLIKLEIEADWYILLTELLQSAYNLESLTVLKVKDELKRWREPKQLPKCLLSSLKYVVIHGFEGGDDELNMIRYILRHAKVLQRMDINSVSHGEDAKILEQVSYSSRASQMCRLTFVSDV